The proteins below come from a single Mya arenaria isolate MELC-2E11 chromosome 8, ASM2691426v1 genomic window:
- the LOC128242476 gene encoding pseudouridylate synthase RPUSD2-like isoform X2, with translation MASHEGNISVRERRRKRARNLFIKKHKTTPSGHDHKEEVSYYFENGLRKVYPYPFYFKTFVKGRWIGRTLIDIYSTEYQGTSLEDHIKNIENGLVTVDGKRVTPEFKLQSNQLIENKLHRHEGPVLDTPIQIIADTEDVLVVNKPSSLPVHPCGRYRHNSLSFILEHEKGYTNLRTLYRLDRLTSGVLIMPKNAKTSSKMESQLERRLLHKEYVCRVVGKFPDGEIECHEPLDLLSRRLSMYGVKPTGKPSSTTFTRLSYNGTSSVVKCVPHTGRTHQIRVHLQYLGHPIVNDPLYNSTAFGSSKGKGGIIERSMEELEKIIAETNNVGTWAIGDNPDYVAKFGEDGLKPAPADTLPVEDEEEEADTDSDVVDGGGAYFDEDREKVEIGGDSVDSGEGRSVADMRKDCRDGLIDEQAVIDEVKDELVEGGRGDTKDIGRTDKSAENVMSMCDETDINVTLAINDIATQEFSTERPLKRPKLETDKHTTLAVINTESAHTTITHEKPARPVFERRKLTVDRHCDMCRKLYMDPKPQDLILFLHAVRYKGPDWEYSTELPPWALEDFVETETNRTTIHCAKNLATNV, from the exons AAAAGAGCACGCAACTTATTCATCAAGAAACATAAAACCACTCCTTCAGGGCATGACCATAAGGAAGAAGTTTCCTACTACTTTGAAAATG GCTTACGGAAAGTGTACCCATACCCATTTTACTTCAAGACGTTTGTAAAGGGCCGCTGGATTGGACGCACATTAATAGATATCTACTCTACAGAATATCAAGGCACATCATTGGAGGACCAT attaaaaatatagaaaatggATTGGTGACAGTGGATGGTAAGAGGGTCACACCAGAGTTTAAGTTGCAATCCAACCaacttattgaaaacaaactaCATAG ACATGAAGGGCCTGTGCTGGACACACCTATACAGATAATAGCGGACACAGAAGATGTGTTAGTGGTCAACAAGCCCTCATCCCTCCCTGTCCATCCCTGTGGCCGATATCGACACAACTCTCTCTCCTTCATACTCGAACATGAGAAGGGATACACTAACCTTAGAA CCCTGTATAGACTGGACCGGCTGACATCAGGCGTTCTTATAATGCCAAAGAATGCAAAGACATCGAGCAAAATGGAGTCTCAGCTTGAACGAAGGCTGCTTCATAAAGAATATGTTTGCAGGGTGGTGGGAAAATTTCCGGA TGGAGAGATTGAGTGTCACGAGCCCCTGGACCTGTTGTCTCGTCGCCTGTCCATGTATGGAGTGAAACCCACAGGAAAACCTAGCTCTACAACATTTACCCGTCTCAGCTACAACGGGACATCCAGTGTGGTCAAAT GTGTTCCACACACCGGTCGCACCCATCAAATAAGGGTCCATCTGCAGTACCTTG GTCACCCCATTGTAAATGACCCACTGTATAACAGTACAGCATTTGGATCCAGCAAAGGGAAGGGGGGAATCATTGAACGCTCAATGGAAGAG CTGGAGAAAATAATTGCAGAGACGAACAATGTAGGTACATGGGCAATAGGGGACAATCCAGACTATGTagccaagtttggtgaagatggATTGAAACCAGCACCTGCAGACACTTTACCTGTGGAAGATGAGGAAGAGGAGGCTGATACTGACAGTGATGTGGTAGATGGTGGGGGTGCTTACTTTGATGAGGACAGGGAAAAGGTTGAGATTGGTGGGGATAGTGTTGATAGTGGTGAAGGTAGAAGTGTTGCTGATATGCGTAAAGACTGCAGGGATGGTTTAATTGATGAACAAGCTGTAATTGATGAAGTTAAAGATGAACTGGTTGAGGGTGGAAGAGGTGATACTAAAGATATTGGTAGAACTGATAAAAGTGCAGAAAACGTGATGAGCATGTGTGATGAAACTGACATAAATGTGACTTTAGCTATAAATGATATTGCTACACAAGAATTTTCAACTGAGAGACCGTTGAAAAGGCCAAAACTAGAAACAGATAAACATACTACTCTGGCAGTTATAAATACAGAAAGTGCTCACACTACTATCACACACGAGAAGCCAGCACGGCCGGTGTTTGAGCGGCGTAAATTGACGGTGGACCGCCACTGTGACATGTGCAGAAAGCTGTATATGGACCCAAAACCCCAGGACCTGATCCTATTCCTGCATGCTGTCCGATATAAG GGTCCTGACTGGGAGTACAGTACCGAGTTGCCACCATGGGCCCTGGAAGATTTTGTGGAGACAGAAACCAACAGAACCACGATACACTGTGCTAAGAACCTTGCCACCAATGTATGA
- the LOC128242476 gene encoding pseudouridylate synthase RPUSD2-like isoform X1, whose translation MASHEGNISVRERRRKRARNLFIKKHKTTPSGHDHKEEVSYYFENGLRKVYPYPFYFKTFVKGRWIGRTLIDIYSTEYQGTSLEDHVTVSFLGLFIKNIENGLVTVDGKRVTPEFKLQSNQLIENKLHRHEGPVLDTPIQIIADTEDVLVVNKPSSLPVHPCGRYRHNSLSFILEHEKGYTNLRTLYRLDRLTSGVLIMPKNAKTSSKMESQLERRLLHKEYVCRVVGKFPDGEIECHEPLDLLSRRLSMYGVKPTGKPSSTTFTRLSYNGTSSVVKCVPHTGRTHQIRVHLQYLGHPIVNDPLYNSTAFGSSKGKGGIIERSMEELEKIIAETNNVGTWAIGDNPDYVAKFGEDGLKPAPADTLPVEDEEEEADTDSDVVDGGGAYFDEDREKVEIGGDSVDSGEGRSVADMRKDCRDGLIDEQAVIDEVKDELVEGGRGDTKDIGRTDKSAENVMSMCDETDINVTLAINDIATQEFSTERPLKRPKLETDKHTTLAVINTESAHTTITHEKPARPVFERRKLTVDRHCDMCRKLYMDPKPQDLILFLHAVRYKGPDWEYSTELPPWALEDFVETETNRTTIHCAKNLATNV comes from the exons AAAAGAGCACGCAACTTATTCATCAAGAAACATAAAACCACTCCTTCAGGGCATGACCATAAGGAAGAAGTTTCCTACTACTTTGAAAATG GCTTACGGAAAGTGTACCCATACCCATTTTACTTCAAGACGTTTGTAAAGGGCCGCTGGATTGGACGCACATTAATAGATATCTACTCTACAGAATATCAAGGCACATCATTGGAGGACCATGTAACAGTGTCCTTCCTTGGACTTTTT attaaaaatatagaaaatggATTGGTGACAGTGGATGGTAAGAGGGTCACACCAGAGTTTAAGTTGCAATCCAACCaacttattgaaaacaaactaCATAG ACATGAAGGGCCTGTGCTGGACACACCTATACAGATAATAGCGGACACAGAAGATGTGTTAGTGGTCAACAAGCCCTCATCCCTCCCTGTCCATCCCTGTGGCCGATATCGACACAACTCTCTCTCCTTCATACTCGAACATGAGAAGGGATACACTAACCTTAGAA CCCTGTATAGACTGGACCGGCTGACATCAGGCGTTCTTATAATGCCAAAGAATGCAAAGACATCGAGCAAAATGGAGTCTCAGCTTGAACGAAGGCTGCTTCATAAAGAATATGTTTGCAGGGTGGTGGGAAAATTTCCGGA TGGAGAGATTGAGTGTCACGAGCCCCTGGACCTGTTGTCTCGTCGCCTGTCCATGTATGGAGTGAAACCCACAGGAAAACCTAGCTCTACAACATTTACCCGTCTCAGCTACAACGGGACATCCAGTGTGGTCAAAT GTGTTCCACACACCGGTCGCACCCATCAAATAAGGGTCCATCTGCAGTACCTTG GTCACCCCATTGTAAATGACCCACTGTATAACAGTACAGCATTTGGATCCAGCAAAGGGAAGGGGGGAATCATTGAACGCTCAATGGAAGAG CTGGAGAAAATAATTGCAGAGACGAACAATGTAGGTACATGGGCAATAGGGGACAATCCAGACTATGTagccaagtttggtgaagatggATTGAAACCAGCACCTGCAGACACTTTACCTGTGGAAGATGAGGAAGAGGAGGCTGATACTGACAGTGATGTGGTAGATGGTGGGGGTGCTTACTTTGATGAGGACAGGGAAAAGGTTGAGATTGGTGGGGATAGTGTTGATAGTGGTGAAGGTAGAAGTGTTGCTGATATGCGTAAAGACTGCAGGGATGGTTTAATTGATGAACAAGCTGTAATTGATGAAGTTAAAGATGAACTGGTTGAGGGTGGAAGAGGTGATACTAAAGATATTGGTAGAACTGATAAAAGTGCAGAAAACGTGATGAGCATGTGTGATGAAACTGACATAAATGTGACTTTAGCTATAAATGATATTGCTACACAAGAATTTTCAACTGAGAGACCGTTGAAAAGGCCAAAACTAGAAACAGATAAACATACTACTCTGGCAGTTATAAATACAGAAAGTGCTCACACTACTATCACACACGAGAAGCCAGCACGGCCGGTGTTTGAGCGGCGTAAATTGACGGTGGACCGCCACTGTGACATGTGCAGAAAGCTGTATATGGACCCAAAACCCCAGGACCTGATCCTATTCCTGCATGCTGTCCGATATAAG GGTCCTGACTGGGAGTACAGTACCGAGTTGCCACCATGGGCCCTGGAAGATTTTGTGGAGACAGAAACCAACAGAACCACGATACACTGTGCTAAGAACCTTGCCACCAATGTATGA